In Fusarium verticillioides 7600 chromosome 4, whole genome shotgun sequence, the following proteins share a genomic window:
- a CDS encoding F-box and WD-40 domain-containing protein CDC4: MTPSPATSQALEPRHPKPSQTVSVNISEGTQNRSRRFQLEVSECVETKTVTTTTRLTRKFPQVFVRDPVPLENLDTKEYPLAMKPTPPELIRFSYNMPGAIETDDEVEDEPIDNQLSCNARSTPTQLKSESPQESNLVRIPKHRSQSPSEGYPRRSRASRATTIDSPESSAPTSNPRRPGRSIPLNAVSDKLRRSIAHNSNRQGERSSRPSGGFLATPDTSEVVGAAERSARRRSSHHERNQSPEASSSAVSPQYEATSPVESDSHTVFSSNVATPPITDADAEPFADADGSLQQPIRPFNPRPSIDVVAAQDASLPSPRLSPTLAAAQLHTADDEDETQPSFQSSNLDPSRWLDESQPMEDDSMTALVRSGHSQDDYALARTDGASQGVDSLQVVDTQTLLEAFDSMKTEMKTFMMYQFLRRCPRPTLRVVANAVNPALKCDFLRQLPLELGYSVLSHLDHRDLCRAAQVSKHWRNIVDRNETGWKELFDRDGYTLPPGELQKAIIQGWGWQDPVGASGYEKDLSMRTRLTSTEHELTRTLRQETASKSRASKRKRAINTYSAERSKRRASAQEAVAREENKSQPEARQHKSEGPLSAANAAATAVPDPQLGLPSLRELHLYKSLYRRHHMIRKSWTSGEVKPGHVAFAAHPRHVITCLQFDEDKIITGSDDTLIHIYDTKTGKLRKKLEGHEGGVWALQYEGNMLVSGSTDRSVRVWDIERGLCQQVFYGHTSTVRCLQILMPTETGRDSSGQAIMQPEKPLIITGSRDSQLRVWRLPEVGSRRYIQTGPPAHESDCPYFIRVLAGHTHSVRAISAHGDTLVSGSYDSTVRVWRISTGEALHVLHGHSQKVYSVVLDHERNRCISGSMDSLVKIWDLATGACLYTLEGHSLLVGLLDLRDERLVSAAADSTLRIWDPENGKCRNTLMAHTGAITCFQHDGRKVISGSEKTVKMWDVRTGECVQDLLSDLSGVWQVKFDERRCVAAVQRDSLTYVEILDFGAVRDGKPPEELGKRILLNEPEVRAMIEEEA, encoded by the exons ATGACACCATCCCCCGCAACTAGCCAGGCTCTCGAGCCTCGTCACCCCAAACCTTCCCAAACAGTATCCGTCAACATCTCCGAGGGGACCCAGAACCGCTCCCGCCGCTTCCAGCTCGAGGTGAGCGAGTGTGTCGAGACTAAGACTGTTACGACCACTACTCGTCTCACGCGAAAGTTCCCTCAGGTCTTCGTTCGGGACCCTGTACCTCTGGAGAATCTAGACACAAAAGAGTATCCTCTCGCTATGAAGCCTACTCCCCCAGAACTGATTAGGTTCTCGTATAATATGCCAGGTGCTATTGAGACtgacgatgaagttgaagatgaacccATAGATAACCAG TTATCCTGCAATGCTCGTTCTACCCCCACTCAGCTTAAATCCGAGTCCCCTCAAGAATCCAACCTTGTTCGGATACCCAAGCATCGATCACAATCTCCTTCAGAAGGATATCCTCGCCGTTCCCGCGCTTCTAGAGCTACCACTATAGATTCCCCCGAATCTTCAGCACCAACTTCGAATCCTCGGCGACCTGGCCGTTCTATTCCCCTGAACGCCGTATCGGATAAACTTCGTCGCTCCATTGCCCATAATTCGAATCGACAAGGAGAGAGGTCATCCAGACCTTCTGGGGGCTTCCTTGCTACTCCTGATACTTCGGAGGTCGTCGGTGCGGCTGAGAGATCAGCTCGCCGACGCTCGTCACACCATGAACGAAATCAATCACCcgaagcatcttcctcagctgtCAGCCCTCAATACGAAGCCACCAGCCCTGTAGAGAGTGATTCACATACTGTCTTTAGCAGCAATGTCGCTACACCACCAATTACTGATGCTGACGCAGAACCATtcgctgatgctgatggatCCTTACAACAACCCATCCGTCCTTTTAATCCCCGTCCCAGTATCGATGTCGTTGCCGCACAAGATGCTAGTCTTCCTAGTCCCAGACTGTCGCCTACCCTGGCAGCCGCTCAGCTACATACtgccgatgacgaagatgagacaCAGCCTAGCTTCCAAAGCTCGAACCTTGATCCCTCAAGATGGCTTGATGAATCACAGCCAATGGAAGATGATTCCATGACTGCTCTCGTTCGTTCTGGCCATTCCCAAGATGATTACGCCCTTGCTCGCACCGATGGTGCTTCTCAAGGTGTTGATTCACTACAAGTCGTTGACACACAAACACTCCTCGAGGCATTCGACTCCATGAAAACCGAAATGAAGACATTCATGATGTACCAGTTCCTTCGCCGGTGTCCTCGTCCCACCCTCCGCGTTGTGGCCAACGCTGTGAACCCAGCTCTCAAATGCGATTTTCTCCGACAGTTACCCCTGGAACTTGGATATTCTGTTTTGTCTCATCTCGATCACCGAGATCTTTGTCGAGCTGCACAAGTCTCAAAGCACTGGCGAAACATTGTTGATCGTAATGAAACAGGGTGGAAGGAACTGTTTGACCGAGATGGCTACACCCTCCCACCTGGTGAACTCCAGAAGGCTATCATTCAAGGTTGGGGCTGGCAAGATCCTGTTGGTGCAAGTGGATACGAAAAGGATTTGAGCATGCGAACCCGGTTGACTTCAACTGAGCATGAGCTTACCCGGACTCTTCGACAAGAGACAGCCTCCAAGTCTCGGGCTTCCAAGCGCAAGCGAGCGATCAACACTTATTCGGCCGAGCGATCTAAGCGACGTGCCAGTGCACAGGAAGCCGTGGCTCGTGAAGAGAACAAGTCGCAGCCCGAGGCTCGTCAACACAAGTCGGAAGGGCCACTGTCTGCCGCAAATGCTGCTGCTACAGCTGTCCCTGATCCCCAGCTTGGACTGCCCAGCCTTCGCGAGCTACATCTATACAAGTCGCTTTACCGCCGTCATCATATGATCCGTAAGAGTTGGACTAGCGGCGAGGTCAAGCCTGGCCACGTCGCGTTTGCAGCTCATCCTCGTCACGTTATTACGTGTCTCCAGTTTGACGAAGACAAGATCATTACAGGTAGCGACGATACGCTCATCCACATCTACGATACCAAGACGGGCAAGCTCcgcaagaagcttgaaggtcATGAAGGTGGTGTCTGGGCACTACAGTATGAAGGCAACATGCTGGTGTCTGGCTCTACTGACAGGTCTGTTCGCGTCTGGGATATCGAACGTGGTCTTTGCCAGCAGGTATTCTACGGACACACTAGTACTGTCCGTTGCCTGCAAATCCTGATGCCCACCGAGACTGGGAGAGATTCCAGTGGACAGGCCATCATGCAGCCCGAGAagcctctcatcatcaccggcTCCAGGGACAGTCAGCTCAGGGTCTGGCGGCTTCCCGAGGTTGGGTCCCGCCGATATATCCAGACCGGCCCCCCAGCTCATGAATCCGACTGCCCTTACTTCATTCGAGTGTTGGCCGGGCACACGCATTCTGTTCGCGCCATTTCCGCTCATGGTGACACCCTCGTCAGTGGATCCTATGACAGCACTGTTCGAGTTTGGCGTATCAGCACCGGTGAGGCTCTTCATGTCCTTCACGGCCACTCTCAAAAGGTTTACTCTGTCGTCCTCGACCACGAACGCAATCGTTGTATCTCAGGCTCGATGGATTCgctggtcaagatctgggatcTTGCCACTGGCGCATGTCTGTACACTCTCGAGGGACATAGTTTGCTCGTCGGTTTGTTGGACCTCCGCGATGAGCGACTGGTGTCGGCGGCGGCCGACTCGACTCTTCGTATCTGGGATCCAGAAAATGGCAAATGCCGCAATACTCTCATGGCGCATACTGGGGCTATTACCTGTTTCCAACACGATGGCCGGAAAGTTATTAGTGGCAGTGAGAAGACAGTCAAGATGTGGGATGTCCGAACTGGCGAATGCGTTCAGGACTTGTTGAGCGATCTCAGTGGTGTTTGGCAAGTCAAATTTGACGAACGACGATGCGTGGCTGCTGTCCAGCGCGATTCACTCACCTACGTCGAG ATTCTTGACTTTGGAGCTGTCCGAGACGGCAAGCCACCAGAGGAACTTGGCAAGCgtatccttctcaacgagcCCGAGGTTCGAGCAATGattgaggaagaagcttaA